One genomic segment of Suricata suricatta isolate VVHF042 chromosome 16, meerkat_22Aug2017_6uvM2_HiC, whole genome shotgun sequence includes these proteins:
- the CHST4 gene encoding carbohydrate sulfotransferase 4, whose product MMILPKRMRPLLFLASQMAIFVLLFHLYGHNFNPLSTKEEPKPTHVLVLSSWRSGSSFVGQIFGQHPDVFYLMEPAWHTWMTFTKSTAQRLHMAARDLIRAVFLCDMSVFDAYMKPGPRKQSSLFQWEGSRALCSPPACDVFSRDMIIPQTHCKVLCSQQPFEVVEKACRSYRHVVLKEVRFFNLQVLYPLLRDPSLNLHIVHLVRDPRAVFRSREHTTHELMTDTRIVMGEQWEKLPKEDQPYSVMQVICQSQMEIYKAVQSLPTALRQRYLLIRYEDLVRDPLGHTAQMYKFVGLKFLPHLQTWVYNSTRGKGIGNHAFHTNARDALNVSQAWRWTLPYAKVSRLQNICSDTMTLLGYHLVRSEQEQRNLSLDLLST is encoded by the coding sequence ATGATGATACTGCCAAAAAGAATGAGGCCACTGCTGTTCCTGGCTTCCCAGATGgccatctttgttcttttattccaTCTATATGGCCACAACTTCAACCCCCTGTCCACGAAGGAGGAGCCCAAGCCCACGCATGTGCTGGTCCTGTCTTCCTGGCGCTCTGGCTCTTCTTTTGTGGGACAGATTTTTGGGCAGCACCCAGATGTCTTCTATCTGATGGAGCCTGCCTGGCACACCTGGATGACCTTCACAAAGAGCACTGCCCAGAGGCTGCATATGGCGGCCAGGGACCTGATACGTGCCGTGTTTCTGTGTGACATGAGTGTCTTTGATGCCTACATGAAACCTGGCCCTCGGAAACAGTCCAGCCTCTTCCAGTGGGAAGGCAGCCGGGCCCTGTGTTCCCCTCCTGCCTGTGACGTCTTTTCACGGGATATGATCATACCCCAGACTCACTGCAAAGTTCTGTGCAGTCAACAGCCTTTTGAGGTGGTAGAGAAGGCCTGTCGCTCCTATCGCCATGTGGTGCTCAAGGAGGTGCGCTTCTTCAACCTGCAAGTACTCTACCCGCTGCTGAGAGACCCTTCCCTCAATCTGCACATTGTGCACCTGGTGCGGGACCCCCGGGCAGTGTTCCGTTCTCGAGAGCACACCACACACGAACTCATGACTGACACCCGCATTGTGATGGGGGAGCAGTGGGAGAAACTCCCAAAGGAGGACCAGCCCTACTCTGTGATGCAGGTCATCTGCCAAAGCCAGATGGAGATCTACAAGGCTGTGCAGTCCTTGCCCACAGCCCTGAGGCAACGCTACCTGCTCATACGCTATGAGGACCTGGTCCGGGACCCCCTTGGCCACACCGCCCAAATGTATAAATTTGTGGGGTTGAAATTCTTGCCCCACCTCCAGACCTGGGTGTACAACAGCACTCGAGGCAAGGGCATAGGTAATCACGCCTTCCACACTAATGCCAGGGACGCTCTCAACGTCTCTCAGGCCTGGCGCTGGACCTTGCCTTATGCAAAGGTTTCTCGACTTCAAAACATCTGCAGTGATACCATGACTTTGCTGGGCTACCACCTTGTCAGATCTGAGCAAGAGCAGAGAAATCTGTCACTGGATCTTCTGTCTACCTAG